From the genome of Flavobacterium ovatum, one region includes:
- a CDS encoding Cof-type HAD-IIB family hydrolase — protein sequence MKYKMLVLDMDDTLLNDDHIISIENKEMITKAQELGVHVVLASGRPTPAMIEYAKELNMHTSYMISYNGAVITDLSSDEVIFEQTLTQEQIHTLYDYSQKSKTHIITYLDGKVVSETHSEYIDVELNITGLQHNLVTDFKASVYKSAIKCILLEEPSYLKEVEKDLKSTMPHLSICMSKPFFLEVAQTGIDKAYSIKILAEKLNIQQSEIIAVGNAGNDLTMVEYAGLGVWVDNVTPELRDRANVIVASNNDHGVAEVIRKFILN from the coding sequence ATGAAATACAAAATGCTGGTCCTTGACATGGATGACACCTTGTTGAATGATGACCATATTATTTCAATTGAAAATAAAGAAATGATTACCAAGGCTCAAGAGCTGGGAGTACATGTGGTTTTGGCTTCGGGACGACCAACACCTGCAATGATTGAATATGCTAAGGAACTTAACATGCATACTTCCTATATGATTTCATATAACGGAGCGGTTATAACGGATTTAAGTAGCGACGAAGTCATTTTTGAACAAACCTTAACGCAAGAACAAATTCATACTTTATACGATTACAGCCAAAAAAGTAAAACACATATCATTACTTATTTAGACGGAAAAGTAGTAAGTGAAACGCATTCTGAATATATCGATGTAGAGTTGAATATTACAGGACTGCAACATAATTTAGTTACTGATTTTAAAGCTTCGGTTTATAAATCAGCAATCAAATGTATTTTGCTAGAAGAACCTTCGTATTTAAAAGAGGTTGAGAAAGATTTGAAATCCACGATGCCACATTTGAGTATTTGCATGTCAAAACCTTTTTTTCTAGAAGTTGCTCAAACCGGAATTGATAAAGCGTATAGTATCAAAATACTGGCAGAAAAATTGAATATTCAGCAAAGTGAAATTATAGCCGTAGGTAATGCAGGCAATGATTTGACGATGGTAGAATATGCAGGTTTAGGTGTTTGGGTAGATAATGTTACTCCCGAATTACGTGACCGTGCGAATGTAATTGTAGCTTCAAACAATGACCATGGTGTCGCTGAAGTAATCAGAAAGTTTATATTGAATTAG
- a CDS encoding DUF2007 domain-containing protein, translated as MGLMKVFSGSEILALALKEKIEAIGIDVVMKDNIQSARLAGFGSYGQAVELFVQETEYGKVSPVIEEFRLSI; from the coding sequence ATGGGATTAATGAAAGTGTTTTCAGGAAGTGAAATATTAGCCTTGGCTTTGAAAGAAAAAATTGAAGCAATAGGAATTGACGTAGTGATGAAAGACAACATTCAATCAGCACGTTTAGCAGGTTTTGGAAGCTACGGCCAAGCGGTTGAATTATTTGTTCAAGAAACGGAATATGGTAAAGTTAGTCCGGTAATTGAGGAGTTTCGATTAAGTATTTAG
- a CDS encoding DEAD/DEAH box helicase — translation MKLKKLNEGLQQSLIDCGLIEANDLQKETFSTIKSGADCLILAPAGSGKTTTIALNVIQQLVKEGEQSPRALIVVQDKDKVVEMLSVFEKLGAHTDLTVFGVHDKGDIDYDKNYISGGVDVLVGTPTKLSDMLSTAGYNVNRLKMFIVDDADPMLRLRHETKIVRISNSIAKTQRIIFATELTDRIESLADKMLIEPFEFDFEESEEED, via the coding sequence ATGAAATTAAAAAAATTAAATGAAGGGCTACAGCAATCACTTATCGATTGTGGATTGATTGAAGCAAACGATTTGCAAAAAGAAACATTTTCAACCATCAAAAGTGGGGCTGATTGTTTGATTTTGGCTCCTGCTGGTTCAGGGAAAACAACGACTATTGCTCTGAATGTTATTCAGCAATTAGTAAAAGAAGGAGAGCAATCTCCAAGAGCTTTGATTGTGGTACAAGACAAAGATAAAGTAGTTGAAATGTTATCTGTATTTGAAAAACTTGGCGCTCATACTGATTTGACAGTTTTTGGTGTTCACGACAAAGGCGATATTGATTACGATAAGAATTATATTTCTGGAGGTGTCGATGTTTTGGTAGGTACACCTACTAAATTAAGCGACATGTTAAGTACTGCAGGATACAATGTCAACCGTTTGAAAATGTTTATCGTTGATGATGCCGACCCAATGTTGAGACTACGTCACGAGACAAAAATCGTACGTATTTCCAACAGTATTGCCAAAACGCAGCGAATCATCTTTGCTACCGAATTGACAGACCGCATTGAGTCTCTTGCAGATAAAATGTTGATTGAGCCTTTTGAGTTTGATTTTGAGGAATCTGAGGAAGAAGATTAG